The following are encoded together in the Gorilla gorilla gorilla isolate KB3781 chromosome 14, NHGRI_mGorGor1-v2.1_pri, whole genome shotgun sequence genome:
- the LOC129526436 gene encoding cytochrome c-like — protein MGDVEKGKKIFVQKCAQCHTVEKGGKQKTGPNLHGLFRWKTGQAIGLSYIDTDKNKGITWGEDTLIEYCPENPRKYIPGTKMIFASIKNNAERADLIAYLKKVTSE, from the coding sequence ATGGGTGATGttgagaaaggcaagaaaattttTGTTCAGAAGTGTGCCCAGTGCCACACCGTGGAAAAGGGAGGCAAACAAAAGACTGGGCCTAATCTCCATGGTCTCTTCAGGTGGAAGACAGGTCAGGCCATTGGATTATCTTACATAGACACCGATAAGAACAAAGGCATCACCTGGGGAGAGGATACACTGATAGAGTATTGCCCTGAGAATCCCAGGAAGTACATTCCTGGAACAAAAATGATCTTTGCCAGCATTAAAAACAATGCAGAAAGGGCAGACTTGATAGCTTATCTCAAAAAAGTTACTAGTGAGTAA